The Bifidobacterium animalis subsp. animalis ATCC 25527 genome has a segment encoding these proteins:
- the zwf gene encoding glucose-6-phosphate dehydrogenase codes for MTEHTTHIPGDSPWVNPLRDPRDLRLPRIAGPCSIVIFGVTGDLARKKLLPAIYDLANRGLLPPSFGLTGFARRDWTEDHFRQFVKENVQQHCRTHFNEVTWNQLAEGIRFVHGTFEDADAFERLSNTVAELDKDRGTRGNHAFYMSIPPRDFPLVAQQLANCGLAKSNGDAWRRVIIEKPFGHDLASAKELDRVISEVFDPNSVFRIDHYLGKETVQNLLALRFANSMYEPIWNSNYVDHVQITMAEDIGVEGRAGYYDGIGAARDVIQNHLLQLLALTAMEEPVSFNARDLTDEKTKILSAVRLPKDLAAHTARGQYSAGWQGSRPVVGYLEEKGINPDSTTETYAAVRLDIDTRRWAGVPFYLRTGKRLGRRVTEIALVFKRAPHLPFDSTATQELGKNAIVIRIQPYEGVTIRFGSKVPGGTTMEVRDVSMDFSYGRSFTESSPEAYERLILDVLLGDPPLFPTTQEVDLSWKILDPIEDFWSTLGQPQPYRAGTWGPQEAVEMLARDGHRWRMP; via the coding sequence ATGACTGAACACACAACGCACATTCCCGGGGACTCGCCCTGGGTCAATCCGTTGCGCGACCCACGGGATCTGAGGCTTCCCCGCATCGCCGGGCCATGTTCGATCGTGATCTTCGGTGTCACGGGCGATCTGGCTCGCAAGAAACTGTTGCCGGCGATCTACGATCTCGCAAACCGGGGCCTGCTGCCGCCAAGCTTCGGTCTCACCGGTTTCGCACGGCGTGATTGGACGGAGGATCATTTCCGTCAATTCGTCAAGGAAAATGTGCAGCAGCATTGCCGCACGCATTTCAACGAGGTCACCTGGAACCAGCTTGCAGAGGGCATACGTTTCGTGCATGGCACCTTCGAGGATGCCGATGCGTTCGAGCGCCTGAGCAACACGGTGGCCGAACTCGACAAGGACCGTGGCACACGCGGCAACCATGCCTTCTACATGTCGATTCCGCCCCGTGACTTCCCGCTCGTGGCGCAGCAGCTCGCCAACTGCGGTCTGGCCAAATCGAACGGCGATGCCTGGAGACGCGTGATCATCGAAAAGCCGTTCGGGCACGATCTGGCCAGCGCCAAGGAGCTCGACCGCGTGATCTCCGAGGTGTTCGACCCGAACTCGGTGTTCCGCATCGACCACTACCTGGGCAAGGAGACCGTGCAGAATCTGCTGGCGTTGCGCTTCGCCAACTCCATGTACGAGCCGATATGGAATTCGAACTATGTGGACCACGTGCAGATCACGATGGCCGAAGACATTGGCGTGGAGGGGCGAGCCGGTTACTACGACGGCATTGGTGCGGCACGCGATGTGATCCAGAACCATCTGCTGCAGTTGCTCGCGTTGACGGCCATGGAGGAACCGGTTTCGTTCAACGCGCGTGATCTGACCGATGAGAAGACAAAGATTCTCTCGGCCGTGCGCCTGCCGAAAGACCTTGCCGCGCATACCGCTCGCGGGCAGTATTCAGCCGGCTGGCAGGGTTCCCGTCCGGTTGTGGGATATCTGGAGGAGAAAGGAATCAACCCGGATTCCACCACTGAAACCTATGCGGCCGTCAGACTCGATATCGACACGCGTCGCTGGGCTGGCGTCCCGTTCTACCTGCGTACCGGCAAGCGCCTTGGCCGTCGCGTGACCGAAATTGCGCTGGTGTTCAAGCGCGCCCCGCATCTGCCCTTTGACAGCACCGCCACACAGGAGCTCGGCAAGAACGCCATCGTCATTCGCATCCAGCCCTATGAGGGCGTCACCATTCGTTTCGGCTCCAAGGTTCCGGGAGGCACCACCATGGAAGTGCGTGACGTCTCGATGGACTTCAGCTACGGCCGCTCGTTCACCGAATCGTCACCCGAGGCTTACGAGCGCCTCATCCTCGACGTGCTGCTGGGAGATCCGCCGTTGTTCCCGACCACGCAGGAAGTGGACCTGTCGTGGAAGATCCTCGACCCCATCGAGGATTTCTGGTCCACGCTCGGCCAACCACAGCCCTATCGTGCCGGCACATGGGGCCCCCAGGAGGCGGTGGAGATGCTTGCCCGTGATGGACACCGTTGGAGGATGCCATGA
- a CDS encoding glucose-6-phosphate dehydrogenase assembly protein OpcA, translating to MILTLTDTQTDEISAKIDELHEERGEAALGRVLTLVVATDEKNLESSLCIANEASRDHPCRVIAICPSHREMTEPESERTYLDAELRVGADAGAGEIIILRPRGGLTHHLDTLVIPLLLPDTPMVVWWPTEAPANPSHDLLGQMAHTRITDAYRSSNPQRTIEDLRRNWSSKNVDLSWTRLTLWRAVLASMVDQPPHLPIQSVRITGEQDYLPMDLLAAWLTLRLNVPVTIEIEPNAQAITGVYLTRKDGELSLERRPSEEGIARISVPGQSPQAMPLPIRSMVDCMSEELGRLYPDEIYAEVLTKGWQKIHPSIR from the coding sequence ATGATCCTGACATTGACCGATACCCAGACCGATGAGATCTCGGCAAAGATCGACGAGCTCCACGAGGAGCGCGGCGAGGCCGCACTTGGCCGTGTGCTCACGCTTGTGGTCGCAACCGACGAGAAGAACCTCGAGAGTTCGCTGTGCATTGCCAACGAGGCAAGCCGCGATCACCCATGCCGTGTCATCGCCATCTGCCCAAGTCATAGGGAGATGACCGAACCCGAGTCCGAACGCACCTATCTCGATGCGGAACTGCGTGTGGGTGCGGATGCCGGCGCCGGCGAAATCATCATTCTGCGCCCGCGCGGCGGCCTCACCCATCACCTCGACACGTTAGTGATTCCGTTGCTGCTGCCTGACACCCCGATGGTGGTGTGGTGGCCGACCGAAGCGCCGGCGAACCCGTCGCACGACCTACTCGGGCAGATGGCGCACACGCGTATCACCGACGCATACCGCTCATCGAACCCGCAACGCACCATTGAGGATCTACGCCGCAACTGGTCATCGAAGAACGTCGACCTGTCATGGACACGGCTGACGCTGTGGCGTGCCGTGCTCGCCTCAATGGTGGATCAGCCGCCGCATCTGCCGATCCAGTCGGTGCGCATCACCGGCGAGCAGGACTACCTGCCCATGGATCTGTTGGCCGCATGGCTGACCCTGCGACTCAATGTGCCGGTCACCATCGAGATCGAGCCGAATGCGCAGGCGATCACCGGCGTCTACCTCACCCGCAAGGACGGCGAGCTGAGTCTGGAACGGCGTCCAAGTGAAGAGGGCATTGCGCGCATTAGCGTACCCGGCCAGTCACCACAGGCCATGCCGCTGCCGATCCGTTCGATGGTCGATTGCATGAGCGAGGAACTCGGCAGACTCTACCCCGATGAAATCTATGCCGAAGTGCTCACCAAAGGCTGGCAGAAGATTCACCCGAGCATCCGCTAA
- the pgl gene encoding 6-phosphogluconolactonase — protein sequence MNREHISYPTPQLLADAVAARTLLLANDILCRPDRERVDIALTGGTDGIAILRALAGSPLLDVPDWSKVHLWWGDERFVAANSAERNAVGAYDALLDMLLETKRIARNQIHEMPADRRSQEELTAATDQDNAVALAAAAADYQDELEKELGENGHLDIAMFGLGPDGHFASLFPNMPQVGINDHDVLVTGVTDSPKMPPLRLTLTVPMIVRTDYVWVCGSREGKAEAMGSTFHAQNNPALPASYADAVQQVLWITDEAAGRDC from the coding sequence ATGAACCGCGAACACATCTCCTACCCCACCCCCCAACTTCTCGCCGACGCCGTGGCGGCACGCACATTGCTGCTGGCCAATGACATTCTGTGCCGTCCCGACCGCGAACGCGTCGACATCGCATTGACAGGTGGCACCGATGGCATCGCCATCCTCCGCGCCCTCGCGGGCAGTCCGCTGCTTGACGTTCCCGATTGGAGCAAGGTGCATCTGTGGTGGGGGGACGAGCGCTTCGTGGCTGCGAACAGCGCCGAGCGCAATGCCGTGGGAGCATATGACGCGCTGCTCGACATGCTGTTGGAAACGAAACGCATCGCCCGCAATCAGATTCACGAAATGCCTGCAGACCGCCGTTCGCAGGAGGAGCTCACAGCCGCCACCGATCAGGACAACGCCGTGGCGTTGGCGGCTGCGGCGGCCGATTATCAGGACGAGCTCGAAAAGGAACTCGGTGAGAATGGCCATTTGGACATCGCGATGTTCGGCCTGGGGCCCGACGGTCACTTCGCTTCCCTGTTTCCGAATATGCCCCAAGTCGGCATCAACGACCACGATGTGCTGGTGACGGGTGTGACGGATTCGCCGAAGATGCCTCCATTGCGCCTGACATTGACGGTGCCGATGATCGTGAGGACGGATTACGTGTGGGTGTGCGGCTCCCGTGAGGGCAAGGCCGAGGCGATGGGATCGACGTTCCACGCCCAGAACAATCCCGCCCTTCCCGCCTCTTATGCAGATGCTGTGCAGCAGGTGCTTTGGATCACTGACGAGGCGGCCGGCCGGGACTGCTGA
- the gndA gene encoding NADP-dependent phosphogluconate dehydrogenase, whose amino-acid sequence MSAPANVGVVGLAAMGASLARNLARHGNAVAIYNRHYSRTEKLMEEHGDEGAFYPAKTVKEFVDLLERPRTAIIMVKAGSATDAVINELAEYMEPGDIIVDGGNAYFKDTIRREKELRAKGLHFVGMGVSGGEEGALLGPSMMPGGSDESWERLKPILESIAAKATNGEPCVMHVGENGAGHFVKMVHNGIEYADMQLIAESYDIMRRGLNMTPDEIGSVFESWNKTDLNSYLIEITAEVLHKKDPRTGKPLVDVIVDHAGMKGTGTWTVQTALELGVPVTGIAEAVFARGLSDQNILREMAQQNPFAGPDGHIDLGDLSREEFIGQIRNALYASKIIAYAQGFNEISVAAQTYGWNIDMAHLARIWRAGCIIRAQFLDRISEAFESGQADVSLLFAPYFKSGIEQSEADWRSVVATSAKSGLPAPVFSSSLAYFDGLRAKRLPAALTQGQRDLFGAHTYGRVDMPGAYHILWATPEQNEVKISD is encoded by the coding sequence ATGAGTGCACCGGCAAATGTGGGTGTCGTAGGACTTGCTGCCATGGGGGCGAGTCTGGCTCGTAATCTGGCCCGTCATGGCAATGCCGTGGCCATCTACAACCGGCATTATTCCCGTACCGAGAAGCTCATGGAGGAGCATGGCGACGAGGGTGCGTTCTACCCGGCGAAGACCGTCAAGGAGTTCGTCGATCTGCTCGAACGTCCCCGTACTGCCATCATCATGGTCAAGGCAGGATCGGCCACCGATGCGGTGATCAACGAGCTTGCCGAATACATGGAGCCTGGCGACATCATCGTCGACGGCGGCAATGCCTATTTCAAAGACACCATTCGCCGTGAGAAGGAACTGCGCGCCAAGGGTCTTCATTTCGTGGGCATGGGTGTCTCCGGCGGTGAGGAAGGCGCATTGCTCGGACCATCGATGATGCCGGGTGGCAGCGATGAGTCGTGGGAGCGTCTCAAGCCGATTCTCGAATCGATTGCGGCCAAGGCAACGAATGGCGAGCCGTGTGTCATGCATGTGGGCGAGAACGGGGCCGGCCATTTCGTCAAGATGGTGCACAACGGCATCGAATACGCCGACATGCAGCTCATCGCCGAAAGCTACGACATCATGCGTCGTGGCCTGAATATGACGCCCGATGAGATCGGCAGCGTGTTCGAAAGCTGGAACAAGACCGATCTCAACTCCTACCTCATCGAGATCACCGCCGAGGTGTTGCACAAGAAGGATCCGCGCACCGGAAAGCCGTTGGTCGATGTGATCGTCGACCATGCAGGCATGAAGGGCACCGGAACCTGGACGGTGCAGACCGCCCTTGAACTCGGTGTTCCGGTCACCGGCATCGCCGAGGCCGTGTTCGCACGCGGGCTCTCCGACCAGAACATACTGCGCGAGATGGCACAGCAGAATCCGTTTGCAGGTCCCGACGGCCATATCGATCTCGGCGATCTGAGCCGCGAGGAGTTCATCGGGCAGATCCGTAACGCACTCTATGCTTCGAAGATCATCGCCTATGCGCAGGGCTTCAATGAGATCAGCGTCGCGGCACAGACCTATGGATGGAACATTGACATGGCGCATCTGGCACGCATCTGGCGTGCTGGCTGCATTATTCGTGCGCAGTTCCTTGACCGTATCTCCGAGGCCTTCGAATCCGGGCAGGCCGATGTCTCGCTGTTATTCGCCCCGTATTTCAAGAGCGGCATAGAGCAGAGCGAGGCGGATTGGCGCAGCGTTGTGGCCACTTCGGCCAAGTCCGGCCTGCCGGCGCCGGTGTTCTCGTCATCGCTCGCGTATTTCGACGGCCTGCGTGCCAAGAGGCTTCCAGCCGCGCTCACGCAAGGTCAGCGTGATCTGTTCGGTGCACACACCTATGGCCGTGTCGATATGCCGGGTGCCTACCATATCCTGTGGGCTACGCCTGAGCAAAATGAAGTCAAGATCTCCGACTGA
- a CDS encoding Type 1 glutamine amidotransferase-like domain-containing protein: MNVNTHVCGPTLVLASSNTGLMPVLRRELGPLRGVRMAFIPTASTVEPYGVLVRLMRIRFVLAGLRVQMVDPERMAAAQVCARLQSSDIIYVGGGNTFHLMHHLHASGADDVIRKLVREGVPYVGESAGAVVASDDISYIAPMDENRGHTHMRGLALTRFHVIPHVGSVSMGSSARRIVAMHAGQQDYVPLFNGQALVVRGHVARIAAMPLVEQFRRLRNACHECMHSAGKMHVH; the protein is encoded by the coding sequence ATGAATGTGAACACGCACGTATGCGGTCCCACGCTGGTTCTGGCCTCGTCGAACACAGGGCTCATGCCTGTGCTGAGACGTGAGCTCGGTCCGTTGCGTGGCGTCCGCATGGCGTTCATACCGACGGCGAGCACGGTGGAGCCGTATGGGGTGCTTGTCAGGCTCATGCGCATACGGTTCGTGCTCGCTGGATTACGAGTGCAGATGGTGGATCCCGAACGTATGGCCGCCGCTCAAGTATGTGCGCGATTGCAGTCCAGCGACATCATCTATGTGGGTGGCGGCAACACATTCCATTTGATGCACCATCTGCATGCGTCCGGTGCGGATGACGTCATTCGCAAGCTGGTGCGCGAAGGGGTGCCGTATGTGGGGGAGTCGGCTGGGGCGGTGGTGGCGTCTGACGACATCTCGTACATTGCACCGATGGATGAGAACAGGGGGCATACGCATATGCGGGGGCTCGCCCTCACGCGCTTCCATGTCATTCCGCACGTCGGCTCGGTGTCGATGGGCTCCAGCGCACGTCGGATTGTCGCCATGCATGCCGGGCAGCAGGACTATGTCCCGCTATTCAATGGTCAGGCATTGGTCGTTCGAGGTCATGTGGCTCGAATTGCCGCGATGCCTTTGGTCGAGCAATTTCGCCGACTACGCAATGCATGCCATGAATGCATGCACAGTGCAGGGAAGATGCATGTGCATTAG
- the brnQ gene encoding branched-chain amino acid transport system II carrier protein: MGKPNPHSHKRLDTRQRIVVGITFFSMFFGAGNLIFPPYLGALAGNRTLVGMVGFVVSAVGLPILGVIVVAQAGGFGNLSVRVSKRFALVLGVAIMLTIGPLFAIPRTASTSFEMAVVPFASQQNLWLVRLLYSLVFFGLAFLVAQHPDKLSQVLGKVMGPLLLVMIVVLFAACLFAKHPGFANPQGSYAHHQLMQGFIDGYQTMDLLAGLYFGIVISANISSMGVEDEHDNRAETGIGGIFTGIMLAIIYAMLGFVGAVSGSYQAIDGATDTGATVLTNLTDRLFGHVGTMFVGLIFIVACFNVCPGLISTCSSYFHKQFGTVLDYRGWTIVFTFIALVIANIGLSAIIKLSVPVLEALYPIAIVLVLLSLLHGVFTRHFPAVYFWTVLFTAIDSVANGIANLVAAFGGRLAWLETACNWLPLNSVALGWVVPALAGFVVGIIVSIAARTHTH; this comes from the coding sequence ATGGGCAAACCGAATCCTCATTCGCACAAGCGACTCGATACACGCCAACGCATCGTCGTGGGCATCACGTTCTTCTCGATGTTCTTCGGCGCAGGCAATCTCATATTTCCTCCCTATCTCGGGGCGCTCGCCGGCAATCGCACGCTCGTGGGCATGGTCGGTTTCGTCGTCTCCGCAGTGGGACTGCCGATCCTCGGCGTGATCGTCGTGGCGCAGGCGGGCGGATTCGGCAATCTGAGCGTCAGGGTGTCCAAACGTTTCGCGCTGGTGCTGGGCGTGGCCATCATGCTCACGATCGGGCCGCTGTTCGCCATTCCACGCACCGCATCCACCTCGTTCGAAATGGCGGTCGTTCCCTTCGCCAGCCAACAGAACCTGTGGCTGGTGCGTCTGCTGTATTCATTGGTGTTCTTCGGCTTGGCGTTCCTCGTGGCCCAGCATCCCGACAAGCTGTCGCAAGTACTCGGCAAGGTGATGGGTCCCCTGCTGCTCGTCATGATCGTCGTGCTGTTCGCCGCCTGCCTGTTCGCCAAACATCCCGGATTCGCGAATCCGCAGGGCTCCTATGCGCACCATCAGCTGATGCAGGGCTTCATCGACGGCTACCAGACGATGGATCTGCTCGCCGGCCTCTATTTCGGCATTGTCATCTCCGCGAACATCTCCTCGATGGGCGTCGAAGACGAGCATGACAATCGCGCGGAGACCGGCATCGGAGGTATCTTCACCGGCATCATGCTCGCCATAATATATGCGATGCTGGGTTTTGTGGGGGCGGTCTCCGGTTCGTATCAGGCAATCGATGGCGCCACCGATACGGGCGCCACCGTGCTGACCAATCTCACCGACCGTCTGTTCGGCCATGTGGGCACCATGTTCGTGGGACTCATCTTCATTGTAGCCTGCTTCAATGTGTGCCCCGGACTCATCTCCACCTGTTCGTCCTACTTCCACAAGCAGTTCGGCACCGTGCTTGACTACCGGGGTTGGACCATCGTATTCACATTCATCGCACTGGTCATTGCGAACATTGGGCTGAGCGCCATCATCAAACTCTCCGTACCGGTGTTGGAGGCCCTGTACCCCATAGCCATCGTGCTCGTGCTGCTCTCGCTCCTGCATGGCGTGTTCACGCGGCATTTCCCCGCTGTGTATTTTTGGACGGTGCTGTTCACCGCCATCGACAGCGTGGCCAATGGCATCGCCAATCTCGTCGCCGCGTTCGGTGGACGGCTGGCATGGCTCGAGACGGCATGCAATTGGCTCCCACTCAACTCAGTGGCTCTTGGTTGGGTCGTTCCAGCGCTCGCCGGTTTTGTCGTGGGGATTATCGTGAGCATTGCCGCACGCACGCACACGCACTGA
- the msrB gene encoding peptide-methionine (R)-S-oxide reductase MsrB, which translates to MQRTETAAPETHVAYMAGGCFWGLERAMQNVDGVLDTTVGYAQSTTPDPTYRMVCSGTTHAVETVRIDYDPMRVSLRTLTLLFLSIIDPFSVDRQGNDVGSQYRSGLYPAGAHAAEQRAVYEQALDELTQRSGSTPAVEIEDLRNFTIAEPEHQDYLLANPTGYCHIPLNVIDHMRERQRHIERIWSLTPEQYAVTQQSATEPPFHNEYDRLFDPGIYVDRVSGEPLFFSTDKFDSGCGWPSFSTPIDQGSVRMVKDYSLPLHPRLEVRAVHSDSHLGHVFADGPRERGGMRYCMNSASLRFVPRDRMAEEGYGNLVGELDARLSTSAGE; encoded by the coding sequence ATGCAACGGACGGAGACGGCCGCCCCCGAGACGCATGTGGCCTATATGGCCGGCGGATGCTTCTGGGGACTCGAACGAGCCATGCAGAATGTCGATGGCGTCCTTGACACCACGGTGGGATACGCGCAATCCACTACGCCGGATCCCACCTATCGCATGGTGTGTTCGGGAACGACCCATGCCGTGGAAACGGTGCGCATCGATTACGATCCGATGCGGGTGAGTCTGCGAACACTGACCTTGCTGTTCCTGAGCATCATCGATCCATTCAGCGTCGACCGTCAGGGCAACGACGTCGGGTCGCAATACCGTTCCGGACTGTATCCGGCCGGTGCGCATGCCGCCGAGCAGCGCGCGGTGTATGAGCAGGCGTTGGACGAACTCACGCAACGCTCCGGATCGACTCCGGCCGTTGAGATCGAGGATTTGCGCAATTTCACGATTGCGGAGCCCGAACATCAGGATTACCTGCTCGCCAATCCAACAGGCTACTGTCATATTCCACTGAACGTGATCGACCACATGCGCGAACGTCAGCGTCATATCGAACGCATCTGGAGCCTGACCCCGGAACAGTATGCGGTCACGCAGCAGTCCGCCACCGAACCGCCGTTCCATAACGAATATGATCGCCTGTTCGACCCCGGCATCTATGTGGATCGAGTCAGTGGCGAACCGTTGTTCTTCTCAACCGACAAATTCGATTCCGGCTGTGGCTGGCCGTCGTTCAGCACGCCGATCGATCAGGGGTCGGTGCGCATGGTCAAGGATTACAGCTTGCCGCTGCACCCGCGACTTGAGGTGCGGGCCGTGCATTCCGACAGTCATCTGGGCCATGTGTTCGCAGACGGCCCCCGCGAACGTGGCGGCATGCGGTACTGCATGAATTCGGCGTCACTGCGATTCGTACCGCGAGATCGGATGGCCGAGGAAGGCTATGGGAACCTGGTAGGCGAGCTCGACGCGCGGCTGAGCACTTCTGCCGGCGAGTGA
- a CDS encoding heavy metal translocating P-type ATPase — MTLVWPILGAVALTAFIAWFFFAPRKAHKAQVSQGMQTAHVVVRGGYEPSLIEVEAGTPIVLDFDRKESGECSSHVVFSELGIDCTLQAFAHTEVRLPALAPGEYPFACGMNMLHGMLRVTGEGNGEAAASESNGVSEATGLSDAEQLEQLQSADDTERAHEIGELRRRLIVGIAFTVPELLIAMLPMIPAVGAWMAHTMPAWVMSPWLQLVLTVPVMFYCGWPVHRTGWLAIAHRAPEMNSLVTTGTCVAFLYSLFVTIWPDALPVGSREPYYEAVATIITLMILGQLFEAKAQAGTGAAIKALVGLRVNTAHVVTEHGVRDIPTADVAVGDIIEVRPGESLPVDGIVVSGHTSIDESMVTGESMPVAVGEGATVVGSTVNGNGTIRYRATCVGSQTVLAQIIRLVRNAQTSKAPIQRIADRVAGVFVPVVMIIAVWTFVFWQMAPMPLHVLYGIVCAISVLVIACPCALGLATPLSITIATGKGAQYGVLFRSAQALENTHRIDTVVLDKTGTITVGKPQVVDVVGLTDDDGGPIDVSHMARIPGFSYVAAVEAKSEHPLAEAIVQAYRSEVQAPHGALPQVRDFHNEPGGGVSGHVEGHRVVVGNERFVQAHVDEDAAVSKRVYDAVDQMAEKARTPVVAAVDGVVIAVIAVADALKETSVQAIEALQTRDIDVVMLTGDHEATAQAIARELGITHVVAQVTPADKEAVVRELQNQHRVVAMVGDGINDAPALARADVGMAMGSGTDVAVESADVTLMNSSLESVVTAIDLSDRTMRNIHQNLGFALGYNGLGIPVAAGVLYPLWHVLLSPMIAGAAMAFSSLSVVLNANRLHALVPNHAKPVRRGARTPLNLRFALPSQTPQSCDTHTDCQHESTTEHEHKEHTMAHQEHIDPICGMVVDPKDAADTRVYDGRTIYFCSKHCAGVFDEDPAKYEVGQ, encoded by the coding sequence ATGACGTTGGTTTGGCCGATTCTAGGTGCCGTGGCACTCACCGCGTTCATTGCATGGTTCTTCTTCGCCCCTAGGAAAGCCCACAAGGCGCAGGTCTCACAGGGTATGCAGACCGCGCATGTCGTCGTCCGCGGAGGCTACGAGCCGTCGCTCATTGAGGTCGAGGCCGGGACGCCGATCGTACTCGACTTCGATAGGAAAGAGAGCGGGGAATGCTCCTCCCACGTCGTGTTCTCGGAGCTCGGCATAGATTGTACCCTGCAGGCGTTCGCCCATACCGAGGTGAGGCTGCCCGCCCTCGCACCCGGGGAATACCCGTTCGCCTGTGGCATGAACATGCTCCATGGGATGCTGCGGGTGACCGGTGAAGGCAACGGGGAAGCCGCCGCATCCGAATCCAATGGCGTGTCGGAGGCCACAGGACTTTCCGATGCGGAGCAGCTCGAACAGCTGCAGTCGGCGGACGACACCGAGCGTGCGCATGAGATCGGCGAGCTCAGGAGAAGACTGATCGTCGGTATCGCGTTCACGGTGCCTGAACTGCTCATCGCCATGCTGCCCATGATCCCTGCTGTGGGGGCATGGATGGCGCATACGATGCCCGCATGGGTGATGAGTCCCTGGCTGCAGCTCGTACTCACGGTGCCGGTGATGTTCTATTGCGGTTGGCCCGTCCACCGTACCGGCTGGCTCGCCATTGCCCACCGCGCACCGGAAATGAACTCTCTGGTCACCACGGGCACCTGTGTGGCCTTCCTGTACTCGCTGTTCGTCACAATCTGGCCAGACGCGTTGCCCGTGGGGTCACGCGAACCCTATTACGAGGCGGTGGCGACGATCATCACGCTGATGATTCTCGGGCAGCTGTTCGAAGCGAAGGCGCAGGCCGGCACCGGCGCGGCGATCAAGGCGTTGGTGGGACTTCGGGTGAACACGGCGCATGTCGTCACGGAGCATGGTGTGCGGGATATCCCCACTGCCGACGTTGCGGTGGGCGACATCATCGAGGTGCGCCCCGGCGAGAGCCTGCCGGTCGACGGCATTGTCGTGAGCGGCCACACGAGCATCGACGAGTCGATGGTGACCGGCGAGTCGATGCCGGTGGCGGTGGGGGAAGGAGCCACCGTGGTGGGTTCGACGGTCAACGGCAATGGCACGATCCGCTACCGTGCCACCTGTGTGGGATCCCAGACCGTGCTCGCACAGATCATTCGGCTCGTGCGTAACGCGCAGACCTCGAAGGCGCCCATCCAGCGCATTGCGGACCGGGTGGCCGGCGTGTTCGTGCCGGTCGTCATGATCATCGCCGTCTGGACTTTCGTCTTCTGGCAGATGGCTCCGATGCCATTGCATGTGCTCTACGGCATTGTCTGTGCGATTAGCGTGCTCGTCATCGCCTGCCCGTGCGCGCTTGGACTGGCGACCCCATTGAGCATCACCATCGCCACGGGGAAGGGCGCACAATATGGTGTGCTGTTCCGTTCGGCGCAGGCGCTCGAGAACACGCATCGCATCGACACCGTGGTGCTCGACAAGACCGGTACGATCACCGTGGGCAAGCCGCAGGTCGTCGACGTGGTGGGTCTGACCGATGATGACGGCGGTCCGATCGACGTCTCCCATATGGCTAGGATACCGGGATTCTCGTATGTCGCCGCAGTAGAGGCGAAATCCGAGCATCCGCTTGCTGAGGCGATCGTGCAGGCATATCGCTCCGAGGTACAAGCCCCGCATGGGGCGTTGCCACAGGTGCGTGATTTTCATAACGAGCCCGGTGGCGGTGTGAGCGGCCACGTCGAGGGCCACCGCGTGGTCGTAGGCAATGAACGCTTCGTGCAGGCGCATGTTGATGAAGATGCAGCGGTTTCGAAGCGGGTGTATGACGCCGTCGACCAGATGGCCGAGAAAGCACGCACGCCGGTCGTCGCTGCTGTGGATGGCGTCGTGATCGCGGTCATCGCCGTCGCCGATGCGCTCAAGGAGACCTCGGTCCAGGCAATCGAAGCATTGCAGACGCGAGACATCGACGTCGTGATGCTCACCGGCGACCATGAGGCCACGGCCCAGGCAATCGCCCGGGAGCTCGGCATCACCCATGTCGTCGCACAGGTCACGCCTGCCGATAAGGAGGCCGTTGTACGCGAGCTGCAGAACCAGCACCGCGTGGTGGCCATGGTGGGCGATGGCATCAATGACGCGCCAGCGCTCGCCAGGGCCGATGTCGGCATGGCGATGGGTTCGGGCACCGATGTGGCAGTGGAATCCGCGGATGTGACGTTGATGAATTCGTCGCTTGAGTCGGTGGTCACCGCCATCGATCTGTCGGACCGCACGATGCGCAACATCCACCAGAACCTGGGCTTCGCGCTTGGTTACAACGGACTGGGCATCCCGGTCGCCGCCGGTGTGCTCTACCCGCTATGGCATGTGCTGCTCAGTCCGATGATCGCGGGTGCCGCAATGGCGTTCTCCTCATTGTCCGTTGTGCTCAACGCAAACAGACTGCACGCCCTCGTGCCGAACCATGCTAAGCCTGTACGCAGAGGTGCGCGCACGCCGTTGAATCTTCGTTTCGCGTTGCCGTCGCAGACTCCCCAGTCCTGCGACACGCACACCGACTGCCAGCATGAATCCACCACGGAACATGAACATAAGGAGCATACCATGGCACATCAGGAACACATCGACCCAATCTGCGGCATGGTCGTCGATCCGAAGGACGCCGCCGACACCCGCGTCTATGACGGGCGGACGATCTACTTCTGCAGCAAGCATTGCGCAGGTGTTTTCGACGAGGATCCGGCGAAATACGAAGTCGGGCAGTGA